A single region of the Jatrophihabitans sp. GAS493 genome encodes:
- a CDS encoding sugar ABC transporter ATP-binding protein, which translates to MHSEADDVVLSVSGLSKTYGGTKALDDVSLRVRRATVHSLIGGNGSGKSTLIKILAGVVKSDPGGVVTVGGLERRCDQLTPALAREAGLHIVHQELGVFPDMSVAENLSIGRGFDTRVGGRIGWSAVARRTRRVLERFDLDFEPEQTMSSLSPAQQTMVAVARALQDQEDTHAGVLILDEPTAALSASEVQLLLSALRRYAERGQSIVFVSHRLDEVLAISDSISVLRDGRNVETVEAATASPASLSRLIVGREQPPAAPRTPPQTGAPLLQVKALRSGPLHDISFDVRAGEIVGIAGLLGSGRSRLLRALFGLHERTGSIMLDGDPVAVHGAAEAMNAGIGYVPEDRPGEGAFIELSVASNLSATDVRRYWRRWWLHDAAERADARDAVRDFGIKLPSIDAPMAYLSGGNQQKVVVARSLRRRPRLLLLDEPSQGVDVGARYELHRLVERAAAEGAAIIAVSSDFSELAELCDRILVLVDGRIAHVLDGDQLDPAEVTRLAYVPMEETA; encoded by the coding sequence ATGCATTCCGAAGCCGACGACGTGGTGCTCTCAGTATCTGGGCTCTCGAAGACCTACGGCGGAACCAAGGCGTTGGACGATGTGTCTCTGCGGGTGCGGCGAGCGACCGTGCACTCGCTCATCGGCGGAAACGGCTCCGGCAAGTCCACCCTGATCAAGATCCTGGCCGGGGTCGTCAAGTCCGACCCGGGCGGAGTCGTCACCGTGGGTGGCCTCGAGCGCCGCTGCGACCAGCTCACCCCAGCGTTGGCCCGCGAGGCCGGCCTGCACATCGTGCACCAGGAACTCGGTGTCTTCCCCGACATGTCAGTGGCGGAGAATCTGTCGATCGGCCGCGGCTTCGATACCCGGGTCGGCGGCCGAATCGGGTGGTCAGCGGTCGCGCGACGCACTCGCCGCGTGCTGGAGCGCTTCGACCTCGACTTCGAGCCCGAGCAGACAATGAGCTCACTCAGCCCGGCCCAGCAGACGATGGTCGCCGTCGCCCGCGCCCTTCAAGACCAGGAAGACACGCACGCGGGCGTGCTCATCCTCGACGAACCGACCGCGGCGCTGTCGGCATCGGAGGTCCAGTTGCTGTTGTCGGCGCTGCGTCGTTACGCCGAGCGAGGTCAATCGATCGTCTTCGTCAGCCATCGCCTCGACGAGGTCCTGGCGATCAGCGATTCGATCTCGGTGCTTCGTGACGGTCGCAACGTGGAGACGGTTGAAGCGGCCACCGCGAGTCCGGCGAGCTTGTCCCGGCTGATCGTCGGACGCGAGCAGCCGCCGGCTGCCCCGCGGACGCCCCCGCAGACTGGCGCCCCGCTGCTGCAGGTCAAAGCGCTGCGCTCCGGTCCGCTGCACGACATATCCTTCGATGTTCGCGCCGGGGAAATCGTCGGAATCGCGGGCCTCCTCGGCTCGGGGCGGAGCCGACTGCTGCGCGCACTCTTCGGCCTGCACGAGCGAACCGGAAGCATCATGCTCGACGGAGACCCGGTAGCGGTGCACGGAGCGGCGGAGGCGATGAACGCCGGCATCGGATACGTGCCCGAGGATCGTCCGGGCGAAGGCGCGTTCATCGAACTCAGCGTTGCCAGCAACCTGTCCGCCACGGACGTGCGTCGTTACTGGCGCCGCTGGTGGCTGCACGACGCGGCCGAGCGGGCGGACGCGCGCGATGCGGTGCGCGACTTCGGCATCAAGCTTCCCTCGATTGATGCGCCGATGGCGTATCTCTCCGGCGGGAATCAGCAGAAGGTCGTGGTCGCCCGCAGCCTGCGCCGCCGCCCGCGGCTGCTGCTGCTCGACGAGCCCTCACAAGGCGTGGACGTCGGTGCCCGGTATGAACTGCATCGGTTGGTGGAGCGAGCGGCCGCCGAGGGCGCGGCCATCATCGCGGTGAGCTCGGACTTTTCCGAACTGGCCGAGTTGTGCGACCGGATCCTGGTGCTCGTCGATGGGCGAATCGCCCACGTCCTTGACGGCGATCAGCTAGATCCCGCAGAAGTAACACGATTGGCCTATGTGCCCATGGAGGAGACGGCATGA